From the genome of Bacteroidota bacterium:
GATAAAGGAAGGTGACTTTTTTTCACCCAAAAGTGTCTCGATTACGACACGCTCTTTATAACTTAATCTGTGATAATTCTGTGTTTCCATACAACAAATCTACTAGGTCGATTTGTTGCGCTAAGTTCTTGAATTCGGGAAATCGCAGCAGGATTCTTTGCTTGGCGCTGTTGAAAAAGGAACAGTGACTTTAATTGGAGCAACAACTGAAAATCCTTCGTTCGAAGTTATTTCTGCTTTGCTTTCGCGCTGCCAGGTGTATGTGCTTAAGCCGATGGAAAAAGATGAATTGCTTAAGTTGATTGATATTGCAATTCGCAATGATGAATTTCTGAAAAAGAAAAAAATAATTGTAAAAGAAACGGATGCGCTCCTTCGTCTTTCAGGAGGAGATGTTCGAAAACTTTACAATGCGCTGGAACTTTATGTGAATTCAATTTCAGAAAAGGAAGTGGTAATCACAGATGAAAAACTTCTCAGTGTTGTTCAGCAGAAGATGGCGCTGTATGATAAAACAGGCGAACAGCATTACGATATTATTTCTGCCTTCATAAAATCCATTCGCGGCAGCGATCCCAATGCGGGAGTTTATTATCTGGCGCGAATGATTGAAGGAGGCGAAGACCCGCTTTTCATTGCAAGAAGATTAGTGATTCTTGCTTCGGAAGATATTGGCAACGCAAACCCGATGGGATTGGTTCTCGCCAACAATTGTTTTCAGGCGGTGAATGTGATTGGCATGCCGGAAGCAAGAATTATTCTGGCGCAAACTGTTGTTTACCTCGCGTGTTCGCCAAAGAGCAATGCTTCTTACAAAGCAATTGGTGAAGCGCAGGATGTTGTGAAAAAGACCGGAGATTTATCTGTGCCGCTTCCTGTCAGAAATGCTCCAACAAAGTTGATGAAAGAGTTGAATTACGGAAAAGAATATCAGTATGCGCATTCATTCGAAGGAAATTTTGTGAACATGGAATTTCTTCCCGAAGAATTAAAAGGAACAAAATTGTATGAGCCGGCAGAAAATGATGTGGAGAAAAGATTCAGGGAATATTTAAGAAAGAATTGGAAAGAGAAGTATGGATATTAATCCTCGCCCATCATTTTCCGTGTAATCACCTGCACAGGATTCCCATCGTAAATCCAGATGTAAACAAATGCCACCGCCATTCCGCCAAGAGTTTGTTCCACCGTTTGCCACATAAGGTCAAAAAGAATGTAAGAGGGTTTTAGTTGAGTGCTGAAAGAAACTCCAACCACAAGCGCGACAATGTACGTTGTAATTCCCAGTGCGGCTCCCGAAATTATTCCACGTACAAGAGGCCTGCGTGCAATTGCTTTTGGAAATTCCATCAGATAAACTTTTGTGACAAGAAAACCGAGAATAAGATACGTGATGATGGCGCCTGTAAGAAAAATTTCTTTCGGATAGGAAAGCCGTTCCAAATCATTCAGAAAAAGTCCATGCCATGCATACGATGCACCGAACATCAGAATGGAACTGAAAATCCAGGAAAGAAAAAATCGCGGAACGTTCATGGGGTTCTTTACGAAATTGCTCTGCACAAAGTTACACTAATTTGAAGGGTTACAAAATTATTTTTTAAACAACATTCTTAACATATTTAATGCAGTAATTCCCGATTTTTGAATATTCCTTTCCCGGTTGTTCCCAAAATTAAATTTTTGTGAAATAATTTTCTTAGAAGATGAAACGGCTATCCAAACCGTTCCTACGGGTTTTTTTTTTGTTCCTCCTGTTGGTCCTGCAATTCCTGTAGTGGAAATTCCAAAATCAGCGTTAAGTTTTTTTCTCACTCCTTGCGCCATTTGTTCTGCTATTTCTTTACTTACTGCTCCTTTTTCTTTCAGAGTTTTTTTATTTACTCCAAGTTCTATTATTTTCACTTCGTTTGAATAAGCAATAATTCCTCCTTTGAAATAATCTGAACTTCCCGAAACACTTGTAATTAAATGCCCGATGAAGCCGCCTGTGCAACTTTCGGCAACAGCGAGAGTTTTCTTTTTCTTTCGAAGAATTTCCCCTATTATTTTTTCAAGTGATTCAGGTTCTTTGCCGAATTCTTCTATGGAAAAAATTAATTCGGGAATTATTTTTTTTAGTTCGTTTATTTTTTTATTGATTGCTTTAGTAATTTTTTTATTGTCATTTCGAGCGGAGTCGAGAAATCCTTTTGCCGACAACCGAAGTTTCACTATTCCCGGAGAAGGAAGATATGCCAGTTTTATTCCTTCAGAAGAAAGTGAATCTTCCCATGTTTTTATTTTTTCTGCAAGTGTAGATTCTCCGACTCCCTGCGTGTAAATTGTTTTGTGCAGGATAAATTCTTTTGAAAATCTTTTTAGTAATTCAGGAATTACAAAATCATTCATCATCGCTTTCATTTCATAGGGAACTCCGGGGAGTGAAATCCATATTTTATTTTCTATTTCAAAAAACATTCCGGGCGCTGTTCCGTTTTTATTTCGAATGGGAGTGCAATTCTCCGGAACTTCAGCTTGCCCGCGATTCATGGCAGGCATTTTTATTCCGTGCAATTCAAATTGAAATTTTACATCCTTAAATAATTCTTCTTTGAAAATTAATTTAGTTCCGAAAAATTCGCAGAGAACGGGTTTGGTAATATCATCGCTGGTTGGGCCAAGTCCGCCAGTGATGAGAATAATATCTGCTCTCTTACGTGTTTCTAAAAAAATCCGCAAAAGTTCCTGCTTGTCATCTCCCACAGTTGAAATCTGCCTCACGGAAATTCCAATCAGGTTTAATTGCTGCGCCATCCATGCTG
Proteins encoded in this window:
- a CDS encoding competence/damage-inducible protein A — protein: MNAEIISIGDEILIGQIVNNNAAWMAQQLNLIGISVRQISTVGDDKQELLRIFLETRKRADIILITGGLGPTSDDITKPVLCEFFGTKLIFKEELFKDVKFQFELHGIKMPAMNRGQAEVPENCTPIRNKNGTAPGMFFEIENKIWISLPGVPYEMKAMMNDFVIPELLKRFSKEFILHKTIYTQGVGESTLAEKIKTWEDSLSSEGIKLAYLPSPGIVKLRLSAKGFLDSARNDNKKITKAINKKINELKKIIPELIFSIEEFGKEPESLEKIIGEILRKKKKTLAVAESCTGGFIGHLITSVSGSSDYFKGGIIAYSNEVKIIELGVNKKTLKEKGAVSKEIAEQMAQGVRKKLNADFGISTTGIAGPTGGTKKKPVGTVWIAVSSSKKIISQKFNFGNNRERNIQKSGITALNMLRMLFKK